One genomic segment of Ictalurus punctatus breed USDA103 chromosome 4, Coco_2.0, whole genome shotgun sequence includes these proteins:
- the panx2 gene encoding pannexin-2 translates to MQNLFEQNLDMATALLAGEKLKELILPGSTQDERGGALAGLMVQLKLELPFDRVVTIGTVIIPILLVTLVFTRNFAEESIYCYTPHNFTRDQALYARGYCWTELRDAIPGVDPELRPSLFEHKFLPYALLAFAGIMYIPVLSWEFLASTRLTSELNFLLQEIDNCYHRAAEGRAPKIEKQIQSKGPGITERERREIIENAEKEKSPEQNLFEKYLERRGQSNFLAKLYLARHLAIICLSSIPITYLSTYYARQRQNEFTCMLGEPPDISSIPELRLNVNCKLPAVQLQRIMAAVDIALLCTVNLIILVNLLHLFVVRKSNFVFDKLHKVGIKTRRRWQKSQFCDINILAMFCNENRDHIKSLNRLDFITNESDLMYDNVVRQLLAALAQSNHDATPTVRDSGIQTIDPNMDPSVLGVGEMGVETVIKRPRKKMKWIPTSNPLPQPFKEPLTLTRLENSIKAEKPKPLRRKPVPDNIIAPILDTKSTQHPPQETNNRTEKKHTRNFSLDVHPYMLAIQKPKSEMNNPQPPAADHPLDTTYIEGTHTVVHVSSTLTEKNDPPPQSTTSAFSTVTLSTTSYMNGRTSSLPPSESPKTNEPLIPNPEPVNQPASYSCNPSHPLLSIHHTLYEEEEEQDHRDTLVERPGELIAAGEC, encoded by the exons ATGCAGAACCTCTTTGAGCAGAACTTAGACATGGCCACCGCTCTGCTTGCAGGGGAGAAACTGAAGGAGTTGATCCTGCCTGGTTCCACGCAGGATGAGAGGGGTGGTGCACTAGCTGGGCTCATggtgcagctcaaactggagCTGCCCTTTGACAGAGTTGTCACCATAGGAACGGTCATCATCCCCATCTTATTAGTCACTCTGGTCTTCACACGGAACTTTGCAG AGGAGTCAATATACTGTTACACCCCACACAATTTCACACGTGACCAGGCCCTCTATGCCAGAGGTTACTGCTGGACAGAGCTACGTGATGCTATTCCTGGTGTTGATCCTGAACTCCGACCCTCTCTGTTTGAGCATAAGTTTCTGCCCTATGCTCTGCTAGCATTTGCTGGTATCATGTATATTCCAGTACTAAGCTGGGAGTTCCTTGCGTCCACACGCCTTACCTCTGAACTCAACTTTCTCCTCCAAGAGATTGACAACTGCTACCACCGTGCAGCTGAGGGCAGAGCACCCAAGATTGAGAAGCAGATCCAGTCCAAAGGGCCTGGGATCACTGAGCGTGAGCGACGGGAGATCATTGAGAACGCAGAGAAGGAGAAAAGCCCAGAGCAGAACCTTTTTGAAAAATATCTAGAGCGGCGAGGGCAAAGTAACTTTTTAGCCAAGCTTTATCTAGCCAGGCATCTAGCCATTATCTGTCTCAGTTCCATTCCCATCACCTACCTAAGCACATACTATGCTCGGCAGCGGCAAAATGAGTTCACGTGCATGCTGGGTGAGCCACCTGACATCAGCAGCATCCCTGAGTTGCGCCTCAACGTGAACTGCAAGCTGCCAGCCGTGCAGCTCCAGCGCATTATGGCTGCTGTTGACATTGCACTGCTCTGCACCGTGAACCTCATCATTTTAGTTAATCTACTGCATCTGTTCGTGGTGCGCAAATCCAATTTTGTATTCGACAAGTTGCACAAAGTCGGCATCAAGACACGGCGGCGTTGGCAGAAGTCTCAATTTTGCGATATTAACATCCTGGCCATGTTCTGTAATGAAAACAGGGACCACATCAAGTCTCTAAATAGGCTGGACTTCATCACCAACGAGAGTGACCTTATGTATGACAATGTGGTGCGACAGTTATTGGCTGCATTAGCTCAGTCCAACCATGATGCCACACCAACTGTTAGAGACTCTGGAATTCAGACAATTGACCCCAACATGGATCCTTCTGTACTGGGGGTTGGAGAAATGGGAGTAGAGACAGTTATCAAAAGACCACGGAAGAAGATGAAGTGGATCCCTACATCTAACCCTCTACCACAGCCATTTAAA GAACCTCTAACTTTGACACGGTTGGAGAACAGCATAAAAGCAGAAAAACCTAAACCTTTGCGGAGGAAGCCTGTACCAGATAACATCATTGCTCCTATACTGGACACCAAGAGCACACAGCATCCTCCTCAAG AAACCAACAACAGGACAGAGAAAAAGCACACTCGTAATTTCTCCCTGGATGTCCATCCGTACATGTTGGCCATCCAGAAGCCTAAATCAGAAATGAATAATCCACAGCCCCCAGCTGCTGACCATCCTCTGGACACTACGTACATAGAGGGCACACACACTGTAGTCCATGTCTCCTCAACACTCACTG AAAAGAATGACCCTCCTCCTCAATCCACCACGAGTGCATTTTCCACTGTGACCCTGTCCACCACCTCTTATATGAATGGACGAACATCTAGTTTGCCTCCTtctgaatcacccaaaaccaatGAGCCTCTCATACCAAACCCAGAGCCTGTAAATCAGCCTGCATCTTACAGCTGTAACCCCTCACATCCACTGCTCAGCATCCACCACACTCTctatgaggaggaggaggagcaagaccacagagacacactggtgGAAAGACCTGGCGAGCTCATCGCTGCTGGAGAGTgctga